A portion of the Corynebacterium jeikeium genome contains these proteins:
- a CDS encoding uracil phosphoribosyltransferase, translated as MEITVVNHPLAQSRLTILRDARTDNAGFRAALADLGAMLIYEASRELPVDNFDVQTPITTAPGYRLQDPPIIVPVIRAGLGMIDPSLSMIPDAQVGFIGLARNEETHEPVPYLEALPEDLSGRTVFLVDPMLATGGSLLHALKLLADRGADNITAVCIISAQQGVDALKESGFPVRLVTTVVDPDLNEDAYIVPGLGDAGDRLYGPRNIDL; from the coding sequence ATGGAGATTACCGTTGTCAACCATCCCTTGGCACAGTCACGTTTGACCATTCTGCGCGACGCGCGCACTGATAACGCGGGCTTCCGTGCGGCACTCGCCGATCTGGGCGCAATGCTGATTTACGAGGCAAGCCGGGAGCTGCCCGTCGATAACTTCGATGTTCAGACCCCAATCACTACCGCGCCGGGTTACCGTCTGCAGGATCCGCCGATTATTGTTCCCGTCATTCGTGCGGGGCTTGGCATGATCGATCCGTCGCTGTCGATGATTCCGGATGCGCAGGTGGGCTTTATTGGCTTGGCTCGTAATGAGGAAACCCATGAGCCGGTGCCGTACCTCGAGGCGCTGCCGGAGGATCTGTCCGGGCGCACTGTCTTCCTGGTCGACCCAATGCTGGCAACCGGTGGTTCACTGCTGCATGCCCTGAAGCTGTTGGCAGATCGCGGAGCGGACAACATCACGGCCGTGTGCATCATTTCCGCACAGCAGGGTGTCGACGCCTTGAAGGAATCCGGTTTCCCGGTGCGTCTTGTCACCACTGTGGTGGACCCGGATCTTAACGAGGATGCCTACATCGTGCCGGGGCTGGGAGATGCGGGCGACCGCCTCTACGGTCCCCGCAACATTGATCTTTAA
- a CDS encoding amidohydrolase — protein sequence MIEEFIKHWWAEHANEILEWRRHLHAHPELSHMEHATTAFVEEKLRAAGLKPVLFPNTGLMVDIGEDELAGSEAGGELPGRLAFRGDIDALPITETTGLEFASTNDGVMHACGHDFHTTITLATALAMAEYHEKHTLPTPLRFIFQPAEEVMVGGAPEVIAAGALDGVERIFAVHCEPKLRVGHVGVRTGAITSAADTLEIQVHGPGGHTSRPQMTADVVYALGKLIVDLPGLLSRRVDPRTGTVLTFGSVHSGYAHNAIPSEGSVSGTLRTADIKTWRDIDPLVRELIEQVLAPTGAECTINYERGVPPVLNDEYCTALIAEAVRRVDENAVIQAPQSSGGEDFGWYLEHVPGAMARLGCWSGRGDKHDLHRDDLIVDERCLGVGVKLFAGIVARYEDGAQSTMTVR from the coding sequence GTGATTGAGGAGTTTATTAAGCACTGGTGGGCCGAGCACGCGAACGAGATTCTTGAGTGGCGGCGGCATCTTCATGCGCACCCAGAGCTATCTCACATGGAGCACGCCACCACGGCTTTTGTGGAGGAGAAGCTGCGTGCTGCAGGGCTGAAACCAGTGCTATTTCCCAACACCGGCCTGATGGTCGACATTGGTGAAGATGAACTCGCCGGTAGCGAAGCCGGAGGTGAATTGCCGGGGCGTCTCGCTTTCCGCGGTGATATAGACGCGCTTCCAATTACAGAGACCACGGGGCTGGAGTTTGCCAGCACCAACGATGGCGTCATGCACGCCTGCGGGCATGATTTTCACACCACGATTACGCTCGCGACTGCACTGGCTATGGCTGAGTACCACGAGAAGCACACGTTGCCTACTCCGCTGCGTTTCATTTTCCAACCGGCAGAGGAAGTCATGGTTGGCGGTGCGCCCGAAGTTATTGCCGCCGGTGCGCTCGATGGCGTTGAGCGTATTTTTGCCGTCCACTGTGAGCCGAAGTTACGTGTCGGTCACGTTGGCGTTCGAACAGGTGCCATCACCTCTGCAGCCGACACCCTGGAGATTCAGGTGCATGGTCCGGGCGGGCATACCTCCCGTCCGCAGATGACGGCCGATGTTGTCTATGCGCTGGGTAAATTGATTGTAGATTTGCCGGGCTTGCTGTCGCGACGCGTCGATCCTCGTACGGGCACCGTGCTGACGTTCGGCTCCGTTCACTCCGGGTACGCGCACAACGCGATTCCGTCGGAAGGCAGCGTCAGTGGCACCCTGCGCACTGCGGACATCAAGACCTGGCGCGACATCGATCCACTGGTCCGCGAACTCATTGAACAAGTCCTCGCTCCGACCGGCGCCGAGTGCACCATCAATTACGAGCGTGGCGTGCCGCCTGTGCTTAACGACGAATACTGCACCGCCCTGATTGCGGAAGCAGTGCGACGAGTGGACGAGAATGCTGTCATTCAGGCCCCACAGTCGTCCGGTGGCGAGGACTTCGGTTGGTATCTCGAGCACGTCCCGGGCGCGATGGCCCGCTTGGGCTGCTGGTCCGGCCGCGGCGACAAGCACGATTTGCACCGAGATGACCTAATCGTGGACGAGCGTTGCCTGGGCGTTGGTGTGAAACTCTTCGCTGGCATTGTTGCTCGCTACGAGGACGGCGCGCAGTCAACCATGACTGTCCGTTAG